One window of the Cryptomeria japonica chromosome 7, Sugi_1.0, whole genome shotgun sequence genome contains the following:
- the LOC131049656 gene encoding WUSCHEL-related homeobox 9 gives MGSKRIWTDMFKVDQGTAMSTYPSFNQGGAAQIEQRNPQTKARWNPKKEQIDILESIFDSGNNNPSRAEIQMIRTRLQEFGEVGDANVFYWFQNRKSRNRKRQRRLNVTKENEDEISPSIQTSTANPTQTNPPNPTQANTANPIQTSTTNPIQAMEKSGFPTLSASNSSFANQQIQQTQQVSADPHINMHQGGLLSGGTTYPYKYNSAISSFPQDYSSFLLPEMQSYSFDHYQSHEAAIPSALTEARPDTRVGYGNEDLLTVTINGMKYKAPNGPINVREAFGPNVIMVDTACQIVHTNEQGFSLHGLEEGGDYYLLNNPGGAAPLAGFSQL, from the exons ATGGGTTCTAAGAGGATTTGGACTGATATGTTCAAAGTAGATCAGGGGACTGCCATGAGCACTTATCCAAGCTTCAACCAAG GCGGAGCAGCACAGATCGAGCAGAGGAACCCACAAACGAAAGCGAGATGGAACCCTAAAAAAGAACAGATCGATATTTTGGAGTCCATATTTGACTCTGGGAACAATAATCCAAGCAGAGCCGAAATACAAATGATCAGAACCCGCCTACAGGAGTTTGGAGAAGTGGGAGACGCTAATGTTTTCTATTGGTTTCAAAACAGGAAGTCCAGAAACAGGAAAAGACAGCGCCGTCTTAATGttactaaagaaaatgaagatgaaatttcacCATCGATTCAAACCAGTACAGCCAATCCCACTCAAACCAATCCACCCAATCCCACTCAAGCCAATACAGCCAATCCCATTCAAACCAGTACAACCAATCCGATTCAAGCCATGGAAAAATCAGGTTTTCCCACACTGTCAGCTTCTAATTCTTCATTTGCCAATCAGCAAATCCAGCAAACTCAACAAGTTTCTGCTGATCCACACATTAACATGCATCAAGGAGGGTTACTGAGTGGAGGTACAACATACCCATATAAGTATAATTCCGCAATATCATCTTTTCCACAAGATTATTCTTCGTTTCTGCTGCCTGAAATGCAATCCTACTCATTCGATCATTATCAGAGCCATGAAGCTGCTATCCCTTCTGCCCTAACTGAAGCTCGTCCTG ATACAAGAGTGGGTTATGGGAATGAAGATTTGTTAACTGTAACGATTAATGGTATGAAATATAAAGCACCAAATGGGCCTATCAATGTGAGGGAGGCCTTTGGTCCGAATGTGATCATGGTGGATACTGCTTGCCAAATCGTCCACACAAATGAGCAGGGATTCAGTTTGCATGGTCTCGAAGAAGGGGGAGattattatttgctaa ATAACCCAGGAGGAGCAGCTCCACTGGCTGGATTTTCCCAACTCTAG